A region of Acidimicrobiales bacterium DNA encodes the following proteins:
- a CDS encoding transglycosylase domain-containing protein yields the protein MSQSSNAVQDVPEGMRLNRRGKLKKLRKRSIIWRWRRVFYLALLLVVAGSAGAFWVLSQVKLPAANDQLRQTTFVCFAQTTENCGPENADFKLKGDEDRVNIVYEDLPDVVIEAVISAEDRDFFQHGGIDPVGIARAVMANANEEEITQGGSTITQQYVKNVYLTRERSITRKLREAILAVRVDDELSKEEILERYLNTIYFGRGAYGIQAASRAYFRHDIQELDGLDNTTGEFSPIELAQVAYLAGLIRAPESADAQRNPNVATQRRNSVLNAMFEEGYITRDEAKAAKQEGWEVDDLFASRNIVSRTPATTLGTVRDWEHGTEYFAEYVRQKLVEEFGEDQVYGGGLRVYTTLSMDMQQAAYDTVTETLNLPGDPAASIVALDDRGRVRAMMGGTDFANQSVNLAVGVEGGGSGRQPGSSFKPFAVATALKEGYAADARMTVPSAGEFDLSEYGAGGGTWRVSGGGGSHSMMTALPASSNMFFATLMLKLGSERVIETANQMGVTADLPTVPSIVLGAGEVSPLDMASAYSTLMNHGTHYEPQVITRVEDSDGNVIWTAPEEGQQVLTPEVADITTTAMRSVVTSGTGRAAALDNVAAAGKTGTTQNNKDAWFVGFRCNFVASVWMGYPGFDGAPVTPMNNVHGERQEGGRFPARMWHDFMTRADPFLNDNCDLASVSDFPEGKDYNDEGELPGGAVAGGNTAVTAPPTPATVTVPPVTSPPTTQPPVTVTVTVPPTTVVAPGGANAGEGDADDEGRRSGGSP from the coding sequence ATGAGTCAATCCTCCAACGCGGTGCAGGACGTCCCGGAAGGGATGCGCCTCAACCGACGCGGCAAGCTGAAGAAGCTCCGCAAGCGCAGCATCATCTGGCGCTGGCGCCGCGTCTTCTACCTGGCCCTGCTGCTCGTGGTGGCGGGCTCGGCCGGCGCCTTCTGGGTGCTGTCGCAGGTGAAGCTGCCCGCGGCCAACGACCAGCTCCGCCAGACCACCTTCGTCTGCTTCGCGCAGACCACCGAGAACTGCGGGCCCGAGAACGCCGACTTCAAGCTGAAGGGCGACGAGGACCGGGTCAACATCGTCTACGAGGACCTGCCCGACGTCGTGATCGAGGCGGTGATCTCGGCCGAGGACCGGGACTTCTTCCAGCACGGTGGCATCGACCCCGTCGGCATCGCCCGTGCCGTGATGGCCAACGCCAACGAGGAGGAGATCACCCAGGGCGGCTCGACCATCACCCAGCAGTACGTGAAGAACGTCTATCTCACCCGCGAGCGCTCCATCACCCGCAAGCTCCGCGAGGCCATCCTCGCCGTGCGCGTCGACGACGAGCTCTCCAAGGAGGAGATCCTCGAGCGCTACCTGAACACCATCTACTTCGGCCGGGGCGCCTACGGCATCCAGGCCGCGTCGCGGGCCTACTTCCGCCACGACATCCAGGAGCTCGACGGCCTCGACAACACGACGGGTGAGTTCTCGCCGATCGAGCTCGCCCAGGTGGCGTACCTCGCCGGCCTGATCCGTGCCCCCGAGAGCGCCGACGCCCAGCGCAACCCCAACGTGGCCACCCAGCGCCGCAACTCGGTGCTCAACGCCATGTTCGAAGAGGGCTACATCACCCGGGACGAGGCGAAGGCGGCCAAGCAGGAGGGCTGGGAGGTCGACGACCTCTTCGCCAGCCGGAACATCGTCTCCCGCACCCCGGCCACCACCCTCGGCACCGTGCGCGACTGGGAGCACGGCACGGAGTACTTCGCCGAGTACGTCCGCCAGAAGCTGGTCGAGGAGTTCGGCGAGGACCAGGTCTACGGCGGCGGCCTGCGGGTCTACACGACCCTCAGCATGGACATGCAACAGGCGGCGTACGACACCGTCACCGAGACCCTCAACCTGCCCGGCGACCCGGCCGCCTCCATCGTGGCCCTCGACGACCGGGGCCGGGTGCGGGCGATGATGGGCGGCACCGACTTCGCCAACCAATCGGTCAACCTGGCGGTCGGCGTCGAGGGCGGCGGCTCGGGCCGCCAGCCCGGCTCGTCGTTCAAGCCCTTCGCGGTCGCCACCGCGCTCAAGGAGGGGTATGCGGCCGACGCCCGCATGACCGTCCCCAGCGCCGGCGAGTTCGACCTCTCCGAGTACGGCGCCGGCGGCGGGACGTGGCGGGTGTCGGGAGGGGGCGGCAGCCACTCGATGATGACGGCGCTACCGGCGTCGTCGAACATGTTCTTCGCCACCTTGATGTTGAAGCTGGGCTCCGAGCGAGTGATCGAGACGGCCAACCAGATGGGCGTCACCGCCGACCTCCCCACCGTGCCCTCGATCGTGCTCGGCGCCGGCGAGGTCTCGCCGCTGGACATGGCCTCCGCCTATTCCACCCTCATGAACCACGGCACCCACTACGAGCCGCAGGTCATCACCCGGGTCGAGGACTCGGACGGCAACGTCATCTGGACCGCTCCCGAGGAGGGCCAGCAGGTCCTCACGCCCGAGGTGGCCGACATCACCACCACGGCGATGCGCAGCGTGGTCACCAGCGGCACCGGACGGGCGGCAGCCCTCGACAACGTGGCCGCGGCGGGCAAGACCGGCACCACCCAGAACAACAAGGACGCCTGGTTCGTGGGCTTCCGCTGCAACTTCGTGGCCTCGGTGTGGATGGGCTACCCGGGCTTCGACGGCGCCCCCGTCACGCCCATGAACAACGTCCACGGCGAGCGCCAGGAGGGCGGGCGCTTCCCGGCGCGCATGTGGCACGACTTCATGACCCGTGCCGATCCCTTCCTCAACGACAATTGCGACCTGGCCAGCGTCAGCGACTTCCCCGAGGGCAAGGACTACAACGACGAGGGTGAGCTGCCCGGCGGCGCCGTGGCCGGCGGCAACACCGCGGTCACCGCACCGCCGACGCCGGCGACCGTCACCGTGCCCCCGGTGACCTCGCCTCCCACCACCCAGCCCCCGGTCACCGTCACGGTCACCGTGCCCCCCACCACCGTGGTCGCCCCCGGGGGCGCCAACGCGGGGGAGGGCGATGCCGACGACGAGGGCCGAAGATCGGGCGGTTCCCCGTGA
- a CDS encoding DUF5318 family protein: MTFRPEAIQGAVREAGGSIDYRLARHALVSEFKKGRLAEHEVCDAHPELVRAARELGDPTSMTCPICEETQVVLVSYVFGPRLPAHGRCVSQKGELAKLAKRKGDLTCYVVEVCPNCSWNHLARTFPL; this comes from the coding sequence GTGACGTTCCGGCCCGAGGCGATCCAGGGCGCCGTCCGAGAGGCGGGCGGCTCGATCGACTACCGCCTGGCCCGCCACGCCCTGGTGAGCGAGTTCAAGAAGGGCCGCCTCGCCGAGCACGAGGTGTGCGACGCCCATCCCGAGCTCGTGCGCGCCGCCCGCGAGCTCGGCGACCCGACCTCGATGACCTGCCCCATCTGCGAGGAGACCCAGGTGGTGCTGGTCTCCTACGTCTTCGGCCCCCGCCTGCCGGCCCACGGACGCTGCGTCAGCCAGAAGGGCGAGCTGGCCAAGTTGGCCAAGCGCAAGGGCGACCTCACCTGCTACGTCGTCGAGGTGTGCCCGAACTGCTCCTGGAACCACCTCGCCCGCACCTTCCCGCTGTAG
- a CDS encoding FdhF/YdeP family oxidoreductase, producing MSGGDRDEPDRGDERLRVGHSKDVAAGPAGVVAGTRMALAEMGVRRGTRALLKVNQAEGFDCPGCAWPEAAPAGTRESGKHARSHAEFCENGMKAVAEEATTRRVGREFFANHSVDDLAARTDHWLGSRGRLTEPMVKRPGSDHYEPIAWDDALGLLAGELNAVAHPDRAVFYTSGRTSNEAAFAYQLFVRQFGTNNLPDCSNMCHESSGVALTETVGVGKGSVTLDDLAHADLIFVVGQNPGTNHPRMLSALERAKDNGAKVVAVNPLPEAGLLRFKNPQRPTRALGRGTALADLFLQIRVNGDLALFQALNRGLLDRAETDPSAIDRAFLDEHCDGFDALAAHLAELDGDLIDRATGLPREQIDEALAMVLAADRIIVCWAMGLTQHRNSVPTIREIVNFCLLRGNVGRPGAGLCPVRGHSNVQGDRTMGIHEKPEAPFLDALGAEFGFVPPRDPGYDVVEAIRAMRDGEVDVFFGLGGNFVAAAPDTEVTSAAMARCRVTAHVSTKLNRSHTVVGDTALILPCLGRTERDVQAGAEQYVTVEDSMGMVHASRGRLDPASPHLRSEVAIVAGLAAATLGGRGDVDWAALTADYARIRDHIEAVVPGFESFNDRSGRPEGFALPNPVRDSRTFPTATGRGRLTVNPLDVLEVPDGHLLLQTIRSHDQFNTTIYGLDDRYRGIHQGRRVVFAHADDLTALGVTDGQVVDLVGVPDAPGAAPRRAEAFRVVAYDVARGTCAAYFPETNVLVPLDSTAESSNTPTSKSVIVRLEGRPDPPPGGAIV from the coding sequence GTGAGTGGAGGGGACCGCGACGAGCCGGACCGGGGCGACGAGCGCCTGAGGGTCGGGCACAGCAAGGACGTGGCCGCCGGGCCCGCCGGCGTGGTCGCGGGGACCCGCATGGCCCTCGCCGAGATGGGGGTGCGGCGGGGGACCCGGGCCCTGCTCAAGGTCAACCAGGCCGAGGGCTTCGACTGCCCGGGGTGCGCCTGGCCCGAGGCCGCCCCCGCCGGGACCCGGGAGAGCGGGAAGCACGCGCGGAGCCACGCCGAGTTCTGCGAGAACGGCATGAAGGCGGTGGCCGAGGAGGCGACCACCCGTCGCGTGGGGCGCGAGTTCTTCGCCAACCACAGCGTGGACGACCTCGCCGCCCGGACCGACCACTGGCTGGGCAGCCGCGGCCGGCTCACCGAGCCGATGGTGAAGCGCCCCGGCTCCGACCACTACGAGCCCATCGCCTGGGACGACGCCCTCGGCCTGCTGGCCGGCGAGCTGAACGCCGTGGCCCACCCCGACCGGGCGGTCTTCTACACCTCCGGCCGGACCAGCAACGAGGCCGCCTTCGCCTACCAGCTCTTCGTGCGCCAGTTCGGCACCAACAACCTGCCCGACTGCTCCAACATGTGCCACGAGTCGAGCGGCGTCGCCCTCACCGAGACCGTCGGCGTGGGCAAGGGCAGCGTCACCCTGGACGATCTCGCCCACGCCGACCTGATCTTCGTGGTGGGTCAGAACCCGGGCACCAACCACCCGCGCATGCTCTCCGCGCTCGAGCGGGCCAAGGACAACGGCGCCAAGGTCGTCGCGGTCAACCCGCTGCCCGAAGCGGGCCTGTTGCGGTTCAAGAACCCGCAGCGACCCACGCGGGCGCTCGGACGGGGCACCGCCCTCGCCGACCTCTTCCTCCAGATCCGGGTCAACGGCGACCTCGCCCTGTTCCAGGCCCTCAACCGAGGTCTGCTCGACCGGGCCGAGACCGATCCCTCGGCCATCGACCGCGCGTTCCTCGACGAGCACTGCGACGGCTTCGACGCCCTCGCCGCCCATCTCGCCGAACTGGACGGGGACCTGATCGACCGGGCGACCGGCCTTCCCCGGGAGCAGATCGACGAGGCGCTGGCCATGGTGCTCGCCGCCGACCGCATCATCGTCTGCTGGGCCATGGGCCTCACCCAGCACCGCAACTCGGTGCCGACGATCCGCGAGATCGTGAACTTCTGCCTGCTGCGTGGCAACGTCGGGCGCCCCGGCGCCGGCCTCTGCCCCGTGCGGGGGCACAGCAACGTCCAAGGCGACCGGACGATGGGCATCCACGAGAAACCCGAGGCGCCGTTCCTCGACGCGCTCGGCGCCGAGTTCGGCTTCGTGCCGCCGCGCGATCCGGGCTACGACGTGGTCGAGGCCATCCGGGCGATGCGCGACGGCGAGGTCGACGTCTTCTTCGGCCTGGGGGGCAACTTCGTGGCCGCCGCCCCCGACACCGAGGTCACCAGCGCGGCCATGGCCCGGTGCCGGGTCACCGCCCACGTCAGCACCAAGCTCAACCGCTCGCACACCGTGGTGGGTGACACCGCGCTGATCCTGCCCTGCCTCGGGCGCACCGAACGCGACGTCCAGGCCGGCGCCGAGCAGTACGTCACCGTCGAGGACTCGATGGGCATGGTCCACGCCAGCCGCGGTCGCCTCGACCCGGCGTCGCCCCACCTGCGCAGCGAGGTGGCCATCGTCGCGGGCCTCGCCGCCGCCACGCTGGGCGGGCGCGGCGACGTGGACTGGGCCGCGCTCACCGCGGACTACGCCCGCATCCGCGACCACATCGAGGCCGTCGTGCCCGGCTTCGAGTCCTTCAACGACCGCTCGGGCCGGCCCGAGGGCTTCGCCCTCCCCAACCCCGTGCGCGACTCCCGCACGTTCCCCACCGCCACCGGCCGGGGTCGGCTCACCGTGAACCCCCTGGACGTACTCGAGGTGCCCGACGGCCACCTGCTGTTGCAGACGATCCGGTCCCACGACCAGTTCAACACCACGATCTACGGCCTCGACGACCGCTACCGGGGCATCCACCAGGGCCGGCGGGTGGTGTTCGCGCACGCCGACGACCTCACCGCGCTCGGCGTCACCGACGGCCAGGTGGTCGACCTCGTCGGCGTCCCGGACGCGCCGGGGGCCGCGCCCCGACGGGCCGAGGCCTTCCGGGTCGTGGCCTACGACGTGGCCCGGGGCACCTGCGCCGCCTACTTCCCGGAGACGAACGTGCTGGTGCCCCTCGACAGCACTGCCGAGTCGAGCAACACGCCGACGTCCAAGTCGGTCATCGTCCGCCTCGAGGGCCGCCCGGATCCGCCACCCGGCGGCGCGATCGTGTGA
- a CDS encoding phosphotransferase family protein, whose product MSDTDAAGGPPSTDRPQTSTRSHDELTERLSAWLAARPGATHGAVTDLAAPSTNGMSSETLLFDATWTDADGEHHERCVARLEPEASAVPVFPTYDLELQHRVMTLVGERTSVPVPRNLWFEPDPEPVGSPFIVMARVDGIVPPDVMPYPFGDNWLFDADPVDQRLLQDRSVEVVAELHSLEATDEELVFLDTKAPGDTPLRRHVNGQRAFYDWTRGAGTADEIRLPVIEATFDWLDEHWPEDEGPTVVSWGDGRIGNMIYRDFEPVAALDWEMAALGPRELDLAWMIFIHRFFQDLAEQYGMPGMPTYLHRDDVASLYESITGHTPRDLDWYLMYAALRHGIVMTRTAQRGVFFGERDAPEDPDDYVMHRATIERMLAGTYWDSI is encoded by the coding sequence ATGAGCGACACCGACGCCGCCGGGGGGCCACCGTCGACGGACCGCCCCCAGACCTCCACCCGTAGCCACGACGAGCTGACCGAGCGCCTCAGCGCCTGGCTGGCGGCCCGACCCGGGGCGACCCACGGGGCGGTCACCGACCTCGCCGCGCCTTCGACCAACGGCATGTCGAGTGAGACGCTCCTGTTCGACGCGACCTGGACCGACGCCGACGGCGAGCACCACGAGCGCTGCGTGGCCCGGCTCGAGCCCGAGGCCAGCGCGGTGCCCGTGTTCCCCACCTACGACCTCGAGCTGCAGCACCGGGTCATGACCCTCGTGGGCGAGCGCACCAGCGTGCCCGTGCCCCGCAACCTCTGGTTCGAGCCCGACCCCGAGCCGGTCGGGTCGCCCTTCATCGTCATGGCGCGGGTCGACGGCATCGTGCCGCCCGATGTCATGCCGTACCCCTTCGGCGACAACTGGCTGTTCGACGCCGACCCCGTGGACCAACGCCTCCTCCAGGACCGGTCGGTCGAGGTGGTCGCCGAGCTGCACTCGCTCGAGGCCACCGACGAGGAGCTGGTCTTCCTCGACACCAAGGCCCCTGGCGACACCCCGCTGCGCCGCCACGTGAACGGCCAGCGGGCCTTCTACGACTGGACACGTGGCGCCGGCACCGCCGACGAGATCCGCCTGCCGGTCATCGAGGCCACCTTCGACTGGCTCGACGAGCACTGGCCCGAGGACGAGGGCCCCACGGTCGTCAGCTGGGGCGACGGCCGCATCGGCAACATGATCTACCGGGACTTCGAGCCGGTGGCCGCGCTCGACTGGGAGATGGCGGCGCTCGGGCCCCGCGAGCTGGACCTCGCGTGGATGATCTTCATCCACCGCTTCTTCCAGGACCTCGCCGAGCAGTACGGGATGCCGGGCATGCCCACGTACCTGCACCGCGACGACGTCGCCAGCCTCTACGAGTCGATCACCGGCCACACCCCCCGGGACCTCGACTGGTACCTGATGTACGCCGCGCTCCGCCACGGCATCGTCATGACCCGTACCGCCCAGCGGGGCGTGTTCTTCGGCGAGCGCGACGCCCCCGAGGATCCCGACGACTACGTCATGCACCGAGCCACCATCGAGCGCATGCTCGCCGGGACCTACTGGGACAGCATCTGA
- a CDS encoding TIGR03619 family F420-dependent LLM class oxidoreductase: MRFTVSLPFTPADHLLPIAQAAEAAGWDAISVPDSVFFPEHVSAGYPYTPDGVRFWPAEAPWPDPWVAIPAMAAVTERLSFFTNVMKVGIREPLLVAKTVTSTAAMFEGRIGIGVGLSWIPEEFAWLGQEMKTRGKRLDEGIEILRACLAGGWVEHHGKHYDFDRLMMAPAPVEPVPIYVGGHSEPALKRAARLGDGWIAVQVTPDEIAETVPKLTAFREEYGTADRPFEIKVTPMVMPSIEAMDELAALGVTDVITVPWYFYGGDPEALDTKLRDLERFADEIIAPLRART; the protein is encoded by the coding sequence ATGCGGTTCACCGTCTCGCTGCCGTTCACGCCGGCGGACCACCTGCTGCCCATCGCCCAGGCGGCGGAGGCCGCGGGCTGGGATGCCATCTCGGTGCCCGACTCGGTCTTCTTCCCCGAACACGTGTCGGCGGGGTACCCGTACACGCCCGACGGGGTGCGCTTCTGGCCCGCCGAGGCGCCGTGGCCCGACCCGTGGGTGGCCATCCCGGCCATGGCCGCGGTCACCGAGCGCCTCTCGTTCTTCACCAACGTGATGAAGGTGGGCATCCGCGAGCCGCTGCTCGTGGCGAAGACGGTCACGTCGACCGCGGCGATGTTCGAGGGGCGGATCGGCATCGGCGTCGGCCTGTCGTGGATCCCCGAGGAGTTCGCCTGGCTCGGCCAGGAGATGAAGACCCGGGGCAAGCGCCTCGACGAGGGCATCGAGATCCTGCGAGCCTGCCTCGCCGGCGGGTGGGTCGAGCACCACGGCAAGCACTACGACTTCGACCGGCTGATGATGGCGCCGGCGCCCGTGGAGCCGGTGCCCATCTACGTGGGCGGGCACTCCGAGCCGGCGCTGAAGCGGGCGGCCCGCCTCGGCGACGGCTGGATCGCGGTGCAGGTCACGCCGGACGAGATCGCCGAGACCGTGCCCAAGCTCACCGCTTTCCGCGAGGAGTACGGCACGGCCGACCGACCCTTCGAGATCAAGGTCACGCCCATGGTGATGCCCTCCATCGAGGCCATGGACGAGCTCGCCGCCCTCGGCGTCACCGACGTCATCACCGTCCCCTGGTACTTCTACGGCGGCGACCCCGAGGCGCTCGACACCAAGCTCCGAGACCTCGAGCGCTTCGCCGACGAGATCATCGCCCCCCTCCGCGCCCGCACCTGA